In a genomic window of Pseudomonas mohnii:
- a CDS encoding sensor histidine kinase encodes MRLSEFIALNVNRIVDEWEQFAKTITPAAQSMDSVSLRDHAKSILLAAARDMTKPQTPSEQAAKARGEGPEKTPSLDEAGASHGELRHNVGFDLVQMTSEFRHLRATVIRLWVDSLDSPNLAYFQDMIRFNEAIDEALAESTAAYAEQVNRSRDIFLAILGHDLRAPLQAVSMSTELLMRKTTLEGDALACASHIQRGTRHMAVMVSDLLELVRSRLGRSLPIEPAPMDMAEAAHAAIAEACAGNPECDPTLQVLGDARGNWDPGRIAQMLQNLIGNALQHGSNKRDVIVTLKGEPLSVRLTVHNYGIPIPEDAIATIFDPLVRNAGEELGQPSTSLGLGLFIVKEVVDAHKGTIEVSSNEEDGTRFTVVLPRKV; translated from the coding sequence GCTGCGCGACCATGCGAAGTCGATCCTGCTGGCCGCGGCCAGGGACATGACAAAGCCTCAGACCCCCAGCGAACAGGCGGCCAAAGCCCGCGGCGAAGGGCCGGAAAAAACCCCAAGCCTGGATGAGGCCGGCGCCAGTCATGGCGAATTGCGCCACAACGTGGGGTTTGATCTGGTGCAGATGACCAGCGAATTTCGCCATTTGCGCGCCACTGTGATTCGTTTGTGGGTCGACAGCCTGGACAGCCCCAACCTGGCTTACTTCCAGGACATGATTCGCTTCAATGAAGCCATCGACGAAGCCCTGGCCGAGTCCACGGCGGCCTATGCCGAACAAGTCAATCGTTCGCGGGACATCTTTCTGGCGATTCTCGGCCACGACCTGCGCGCGCCGCTGCAAGCGGTGAGCATGTCTACCGAACTGCTGATGCGCAAAACCACACTGGAGGGCGATGCCCTGGCCTGCGCGTCCCACATCCAGCGCGGGACGCGCCATATGGCGGTGATGGTCAGCGATTTACTGGAACTGGTACGCAGCCGCCTGGGGCGGAGCCTGCCGATCGAACCGGCGCCCATGGACATGGCCGAAGCAGCACACGCGGCGATTGCCGAAGCCTGTGCGGGCAATCCGGAGTGCGATCCGACGCTGCAAGTGCTGGGCGACGCTCGTGGTAACTGGGATCCGGGGCGCATCGCCCAGATGTTGCAAAACCTGATCGGCAACGCCTTGCAGCATGGTTCGAACAAACGCGACGTAATCGTGACCCTCAAAGGCGAGCCGCTCTCCGTTCGTCTTACCGTGCACAACTACGGAATACCCATCCCCGAAGACGCCATCGCCACGATTTTCGATCCACTGGTGCGCAACGCCGGCGAAGAACTGGGCCAACCTTCAACCAGCCTGGGTTTGGGGTTGTTTATCGTCAAGGAGGTGGTGGATGCCCACAAGGGGACGATTGAGGTCAGTTCGAATGAAGAGGACGGCACGCGGTTTACCGTGGTGCTTCCCAGAAAGGTTTGA
- a CDS encoding RHS repeat-associated core domain-containing protein, with protein sequence MTGSANSDQPLRLLHTLLLATDSKSSVLANISGGRINRMAYSAFGFQSAEQEEVPRLGFNGQFREALNWYFLGNGYRVYNSRLMRFHSPDSWSPFGEGGLNAYMYCAGDPVNFSDPTGHMGLRNFWGLQRGIARTSSASSLRPLVPTAAAAPTNPTASRAGMTNPAFDNTENQPTYKTLPALTRTTNTVVTTDTVDIGHANRMPPPIPPKKQTPRFNDTGGQVGILSPNQRPGQPARYRKIWESEAFRFPQAPAPEPRKLQNGATRYYSVSYDLNGNPTQSSVEKISMSELAERTRRKGSQR encoded by the coding sequence ATGACCGGCTCGGCAAACAGTGACCAACCCTTGCGTCTGCTGCACACTCTTTTGTTGGCCACCGACAGCAAAAGCTCGGTGCTGGCCAATATCAGTGGCGGCAGAATCAATCGCATGGCGTATTCCGCCTTTGGTTTTCAATCCGCCGAACAGGAGGAGGTCCCGCGCTTGGGATTCAATGGCCAGTTTCGCGAGGCATTGAACTGGTATTTCCTGGGCAATGGCTATCGCGTCTACAACTCGCGACTGATGCGTTTTCATAGCCCGGACAGTTGGAGTCCGTTTGGGGAGGGTGGTTTGAATGCGTATATGTATTGCGCGGGCGATCCGGTGAATTTTTCGGATCCGACGGGGCATATGGGGCTCCGGAATTTTTGGGGGTTACAGAGAGGCATTGCAAGAACATCCAGCGCCTCCAGCTTACGGCCGCTCGTCCCAACCGCTGCCGCAGCCCCAACCAACCCCACCGCATCACGGGCAGGGATGACCAATCCCGCCTTTGACAATACAGAGAACCAGCCCACCTACAAAACCTTACCGGCACTCACCAGAACGACCAATACGGTTGTAACCACTGACACAGTGGACATCGGACATGCGAATCGAATGCCTCCCCCCATTCCGCCCAAGAAGCAGACACCCCGCTTTAATGATACCGGTGGTCAGGTGGGCATCCTTAGCCCTAATCAGCGCCCAGGCCAGCCTGCCCGGTACCGGAAGATCTGGGAAAGTGAAGCCTTTCGATTTCCTCAGGCCCCTGCTCCTGAGCCAAGAAAGCTACAAAATGGCGCCACGCGTTACTACTCCGTGAGTTACGACCTTAATGGCAACCCCACACAGAGCAGCGTCGAAAAAATCTCCATGTCCGAGCTAGCAGAACGAACGAGACGCAAGGGAAGTCAACGCTGA
- a CDS encoding chaperone modulator CbpM: MSSPLIVQLDLAEFCEATDLSDVYVIEIVEHGILEPQGGTPKDWRFTDYELTLAKRAAKLRRDLELEWEGVALALNLLEEVQQLRAENRMLRQRLGRLVVE, translated from the coding sequence ATGAGCAGCCCTCTGATCGTTCAACTGGACCTGGCCGAATTCTGTGAGGCGACCGACCTGTCGGACGTCTACGTGATCGAAATCGTCGAACACGGCATCCTCGAACCCCAAGGGGGCACGCCGAAGGATTGGCGCTTCACCGATTACGAACTGACCCTGGCCAAGCGCGCCGCCAAGCTGCGGCGCGACCTGGAACTGGAATGGGAAGGCGTCGCCCTGGCGCTTAACCTGCTCGAAGAGGTGCAGCAACTGCGGGCGGAGAACCGGATGTTGCGGCAGCGGTTGGGGCGGTTGGTGGTGGAGTAA
- a CDS encoding DnaJ C-terminal domain-containing protein, translating into MDFKDYYKILGVEPTADDKAIKAAYRKLARKYHPDVSKEKDAEAKFKDVSEAYEALKSADKRAEYDDLRRYGQHGQPFQGPPGWQSRGGFGGGGQDTGDFSDFFSSIFGNRGPGFGGAESRRSSGRRGQDVEMELAIFLEETLSSESKKVTFQVPQYNAAGQHVSNTTKSLNVKIPAGVTDGERIRLKGQGAPGVGGGANGDLYLTIRFAPHPKFDVEGENLIITLPLAPWELALGTEVAVPTLTGKINLKVPAGSQNGQRMRAKGHGLRSKAGERGYLFVQLKAVMPKKSDDDIKALWQELAQKAAFDPRENF; encoded by the coding sequence ATGGACTTCAAAGACTATTACAAGATTCTCGGTGTGGAGCCGACCGCAGACGACAAGGCGATCAAGGCCGCCTATCGCAAGCTGGCGCGCAAATACCACCCCGACGTCAGCAAGGAAAAGGACGCCGAGGCCAAGTTCAAGGATGTCTCCGAGGCCTACGAGGCGTTGAAAAGCGCCGACAAACGCGCCGAATACGACGATTTGCGCCGCTATGGCCAGCATGGTCAACCGTTCCAGGGGCCGCCAGGCTGGCAAAGCCGTGGCGGTTTCGGTGGTGGCGGTCAGGACACTGGCGATTTTTCGGACTTCTTCAGTTCGATCTTCGGTAACCGTGGCCCCGGCTTTGGCGGGGCAGAGTCGCGTCGCAGCAGCGGGCGTCGAGGACAGGACGTGGAAATGGAACTGGCGATTTTTCTGGAAGAAACCCTTTCGAGCGAGTCGAAGAAGGTCACCTTCCAGGTGCCGCAGTACAACGCCGCCGGCCAGCACGTCAGCAATACCACTAAAAGTCTGAACGTGAAGATCCCCGCCGGCGTGACCGACGGCGAGCGCATTCGCCTCAAGGGCCAGGGCGCGCCGGGTGTCGGTGGCGGCGCCAATGGCGATCTGTACCTGACCATCCGTTTCGCGCCGCACCCGAAATTCGATGTCGAAGGCGAAAACCTGATCATCACGCTGCCACTGGCTCCCTGGGAACTGGCCCTGGGCACCGAAGTGGCCGTGCCGACCCTGACCGGCAAGATCAACCTCAAGGTGCCGGCCGGCAGCCAGAACGGCCAGCGCATGCGCGCCAAGGGCCATGGCCTGCGGAGCAAGGCGGGCGAGCGGGGTTACCTGTTCGTGCAACTGAAGGCCGTCATGCCGAAAAAGTCGGACGATGACATTAAGGCCCTGTGGCAGGAACTGGCGCAAAAAGCCGCGTTCGACCCGAGAGAAAATTTCTGA
- a CDS encoding Hsp70 family protein, whose product MKNASPARACGIDFGTSNSTVGWLRPGMETLIALEDDKITLPSVVFFNMEERRPVYGRLALHEYLEGYEGRLMRSLKSLLGSKLIKHDTSVLGTAMPFKDLLGLFIGQLKKRAEAAAGREFEEVVLGRPVFFVDDDEMADQEAENTLVDVARAIGFKDVSFQYEPIAAAFDYESTIEKEELVLIVDIGGGTSDFSLVRLSPERRNHDNRHDDILATGGVHIGGTDFDKQLSLQGLMPLFGYGSRMKSGAYMPTSHHMNLATWHTINSVYSQKSTLALGSMRYDIEDTGGIDRLFKLIEQRAGHWLAMEVEETKIQLTHAHSRHVALDRIEPGLSVELSRALFESAIENLLERVRDSVTRLLADADVRVDQVDTVFFTGGSSGIPALRNSVSAMLPNARHVEGNIFGSIGSGLAIEAAKRYG is encoded by the coding sequence ATGAAAAACGCATCTCCAGCCCGTGCCTGTGGCATCGACTTTGGCACGTCCAACTCCACCGTCGGCTGGCTTCGCCCTGGCATGGAAACGCTGATCGCGCTGGAGGACGACAAGATCACCCTGCCTTCGGTGGTCTTCTTCAACATGGAAGAACGTCGCCCGGTGTACGGCCGGCTGGCGCTGCACGAGTACCTGGAAGGCTACGAGGGGCGCCTGATGCGCTCGCTCAAGAGCCTGCTGGGTTCCAAGCTGATCAAGCACGACACCAGCGTGCTGGGCACGGCGATGCCGTTCAAGGACCTGCTCGGACTGTTCATCGGGCAGCTGAAAAAGCGTGCCGAGGCTGCCGCTGGTCGGGAATTCGAAGAAGTCGTGCTGGGTCGCCCGGTGTTCTTTGTCGATGACGATGAAATGGCCGACCAGGAAGCGGAAAACACCCTGGTGGACGTCGCCCGCGCCATCGGCTTCAAAGACGTGTCCTTCCAGTACGAACCGATTGCCGCGGCATTCGACTACGAGTCGACCATCGAAAAAGAAGAGTTGGTGCTGATTGTCGACATCGGCGGTGGTACTTCGGACTTCTCCCTGGTGCGCCTGTCCCCGGAACGTCGCAACCACGACAACCGTCACGACGACATCCTGGCCACCGGTGGCGTGCACATCGGCGGGACCGACTTCGACAAGCAACTGAGCCTGCAGGGCCTGATGCCTCTGTTCGGCTACGGCAGCCGGATGAAAAGTGGCGCCTACATGCCCACCAGCCACCACATGAACCTGGCGACCTGGCACACCATCAACTCGGTGTACTCGCAAAAGTCGACCCTGGCGCTGGGCAGCATGCGGTATGACATCGAAGACACCGGTGGCATCGATCGCCTGTTCAAGTTGATCGAACAGCGCGCCGGACACTGGCTGGCCATGGAAGTGGAAGAAACCAAGATCCAGCTGACCCATGCCCACAGCCGCCACGTCGCGCTGGACCGCATCGAACCCGGCCTGAGCGTGGAATTGAGCCGTGCACTGTTCGAGTCAGCCATCGAGAACCTGCTCGAGCGCGTGCGCGACAGCGTGACCCGGTTGCTGGCGGACGCCGATGTGCGGGTCGATCAGGTGGACACCGTGTTCTTCACCGGTGGTTCGAGCGGGATTCCGGCCCTGCGCAACAGCGTTTCGGCGATGCTGCCGAATGCGCGGCACGTGGAAGGGAATATCTTTGGCAGCATCGGCAGTGGTCTGGCCATCGAGGCCGCAAAACGCTATGGCTGA
- a CDS encoding AI-2E family transporter has protein sequence MPTFSQRQVLLVISWVIIFGGLLLVIPLRLLPSLLAGLLVFELVNMLTPQLQRLIEGRRARWLAVALLGTLVVSVLTLIFAGAISFLLHEAENPGASLDKFMHVVDRARGQLPPFIDAYLPASAAEFRVAIGEWMSKHLSDLQLVGKDAAHMFVTLLIGMVLGAIIALQRVPDLTKRKPLAAALFDRLHLLVQAFRNIVFAQIKISLLNTFFTGIFLAVILPLFGIKLPLTKTLIVLTFLLGLLPVIGNLMSNTLITIVGLSLSIWVAVAALGYLIFIHKLEYFLNARIVGGQISAKSWELLLAMLVFEAAFGLPGVVAGPIYYAYLKSELKQVGMV, from the coding sequence ATGCCAACGTTTTCTCAGCGTCAAGTGTTGCTGGTCATCAGCTGGGTCATCATTTTCGGCGGGCTGCTGCTGGTGATTCCGTTGCGGTTGCTGCCCAGCCTGCTGGCCGGGTTGCTGGTGTTTGAACTGGTCAACATGCTCACCCCGCAGCTGCAGCGGCTGATCGAAGGGCGGCGCGCGCGCTGGCTGGCCGTGGCGTTGCTGGGGACATTAGTGGTCAGTGTGCTGACGCTGATCTTCGCCGGCGCCATCAGTTTTCTGCTGCACGAGGCGGAAAACCCAGGCGCTTCCCTCGATAAATTCATGCACGTTGTCGACCGCGCTCGCGGACAGCTGCCGCCGTTCATCGACGCTTACCTGCCGGCCAGCGCCGCCGAGTTTCGCGTGGCGATTGGCGAGTGGATGAGCAAGCACCTCAGCGACTTGCAACTGGTGGGCAAAGACGCGGCGCACATGTTTGTGACACTGCTGATCGGAATGGTGCTGGGTGCGATCATTGCCTTGCAGCGCGTTCCGGATCTGACCAAGCGCAAGCCATTGGCCGCGGCGCTGTTTGATCGCCTGCACCTGCTGGTCCAGGCATTCCGCAACATCGTGTTCGCGCAGATCAAGATTTCCCTGCTCAATACATTCTTTACCGGGATTTTTCTGGCGGTGATCCTGCCGCTGTTCGGCATCAAGCTGCCGCTGACCAAAACCCTGATCGTGCTGACCTTCCTGTTGGGACTGTTGCCGGTGATCGGCAACCTGATGTCAAACACCCTGATCACCATCGTCGGCCTGTCGCTGTCGATCTGGGTGGCCGTGGCGGCATTGGGTTATCTGATCTTTATCCACAAGCTCGAATACTTTCTCAATGCGCGCATTGTCGGCGGACAGATCAGTGCCAAATCCTGGGAGTTGCTCCTGGCGATGCTGGTGTTCGAGGCCGCGTTCGGCCTGCCTGGGGTGGTGGCAGGGCCGATTTATTACGCGTATCTGAAGAGCGAGTTGAAGCAGGTAGGGATGGTTTGA
- a CDS encoding PsiF family protein, which produces MKIVRVPLLMIGLLLCSQGFAATEQQNKMTTCNADATAKSLKGDERKAFMSNCLKAAPAANDAGKALTPQQEKMKTCNADATTKALKGDARKAFMSDCLKKK; this is translated from the coding sequence ATGAAGATAGTGCGTGTCCCGTTGTTGATGATCGGTTTGCTGCTCTGTTCCCAGGGTTTCGCGGCCACTGAACAACAGAACAAAATGACCACTTGCAATGCCGACGCTACCGCTAAAAGCCTCAAGGGCGATGAGCGCAAAGCCTTCATGAGCAATTGTCTGAAAGCCGCTCCAGCGGCCAACGATGCCGGCAAAGCCCTGACCCCTCAGCAAGAGAAGATGAAAACCTGTAACGCCGACGCCACCACCAAAGCCCTCAAGGGTGACGCGCGCAAGGCGTTCATGAGCGATTGCCTGAAGAAAAAATGA
- a CDS encoding dermonecrotic toxin domain-containing protein, with translation MTNASLQRIADLRTTPKVLPEWSKAATYLEHLAAKGAMQASWQAQNTVDRMLGKLQDVVSFTQPLLTRALNDQYGLRLDVRETFLRLYYPAKTSAWSFNITGGVSSRTVSLLDASLHNFAEGEVFTTDSAFITKPDAVGRFEIKKLGITVQQFKALCRTLDIGARYQTYLQSYLLPEEAMARALLQKRIVASQQSAMKAAAHLALMKKDIGTEAYLTVLNLALGKRGLVFDGSPVRFYHLNMLDTRLTGIVLIAADLDTPNANVRRVIAYVPHDPEHPLKEYSSSVDFVRELTRQLQSDDQTPPSSRRRYQAFFSRFVDHAQRGHFFAALNAKLWEVTYHGAQPGSNLPAWRETRVERPDLRLTTVSFESDTANRYNGDLWPYLYQRQVDKILSDGRALAVSSADADSTARWAWIENLEKMLSDILQVALFVATPFVPVLGELMLGYVVYQLVDGVVEGVVELAEGEYVEAAEHLVGVAENLIQLGTFAAGGVIATQVLKPRLSSFLEGSRPVTLRNGEQRLWGQNLQPYQQQNLRLAADSKPDLHGLHQHQGRQILPLDDSHFELKVDSRTGKHRVQHPTRPEAYQPVAKTNGTGAFVIEGEQPHAWDADTLIKRLGPSVEGLTDRLGDIRTVSRADIGALVRMYADNERAIPLLSDTVTRFRIDRDIDTFIRNIGSARAQDYLQADPLWQFQLLDGMWPGRAIELKGADGRVLYSIGAGEEPVSFSTDQLADTDLIDVLLLLLDDAQTRQLLGDEPDAPVGDRMRNAERLRGEFAKRAEQRKASLFDRRYRSVERAVSAEARFIQDEVAGLPGIVAQELVVLARPDELQALKLRKLPQRLEGLARWALRDVRISRAYEGFYLESVDNPDFDALALHSLENLPGWNADVRIELRHYRFDGQKLDSIGPDDAGIRRTLVVSDSGVFQACDEQGNVLHSGADLFTSILQALPDAERNALQIQIGQGPVLKAALRDNALKPYRLLSVLSDLPELKSAAFDPTIMRLRGGAPTQAGELAQLQTVEKEFPEFVSGAFHPSVPSIERYNFLRGLKLMVDTLYLDCQGLLWDGLAKANGESAEANLRTVQSIEVLPDLKNLMSTEQYLALIERLFPEDGLVALTESERNLGALARNLEQTGRLDEYQALQRAVRDNMPTSSERWAPLESYANDLISDVTTAAQPTEVTPQVMADLQLAQRAIYRSKELLPLSGNQLVSIWENGGSAIAKIKGLRGLDLHEGQFTARLTIAEHARKAIEIKGGNCSENSKVTFALLASQPRTSRIHLVKATAFDHQYVVIGDDLTNLKQLVVADSWPEFPAAHTADNGCFQFELPPIETLEPGPASAEFAFINDVPAGRAALPEVSQSNTFRQIKINKLYKSGAFTQFTSVKALGTQYSLPGEVGVSFERVPVSVIENRISAWEGYNLAFKDLLAEEAAIESAGQ, from the coding sequence ATGACCAATGCCTCGCTGCAGCGAATCGCTGATTTGCGCACCACTCCCAAAGTGCTTCCCGAATGGAGCAAAGCGGCAACCTACCTGGAACATCTGGCCGCGAAAGGTGCCATGCAGGCCAGTTGGCAGGCGCAGAATACAGTCGATCGAATGCTGGGGAAGCTGCAAGATGTGGTGTCCTTCACCCAGCCGCTGCTGACCCGTGCCCTCAATGACCAGTACGGTCTGCGACTGGATGTTCGTGAAACTTTTCTGCGCTTGTATTACCCGGCCAAAACATCGGCCTGGTCCTTTAACATTACAGGTGGTGTCAGTAGTCGAACGGTTTCTTTACTCGATGCGTCGCTGCACAACTTTGCCGAAGGCGAAGTGTTTACCACCGACTCTGCATTTATCACAAAGCCTGACGCAGTCGGTCGCTTTGAAATAAAGAAGTTGGGTATAACGGTCCAACAGTTCAAGGCTCTTTGCCGAACGCTGGATATCGGCGCCCGCTATCAGACCTATCTGCAAAGTTACCTGTTGCCCGAAGAGGCCATGGCCCGGGCGTTGCTGCAAAAGCGTATTGTCGCCAGCCAACAGAGCGCCATGAAAGCCGCAGCTCATTTGGCATTGATGAAAAAAGACATCGGGACCGAGGCGTACCTGACGGTATTGAACCTGGCCCTGGGCAAGCGGGGGCTGGTGTTTGATGGCTCGCCGGTACGCTTCTATCACTTGAACATGCTCGACACCCGTCTGACCGGGATTGTGCTGATCGCCGCCGATCTCGACACGCCCAATGCCAATGTCCGCCGCGTTATCGCTTATGTGCCGCACGATCCAGAGCATCCACTGAAGGAGTATTCCTCGTCGGTCGATTTCGTGCGTGAGCTGACCCGCCAGCTGCAGAGCGATGATCAGACGCCCCCTTCATCCCGGCGACGTTACCAGGCGTTTTTCAGTCGATTCGTGGACCATGCCCAGCGGGGTCATTTCTTCGCCGCGCTCAACGCGAAATTGTGGGAAGTCACCTATCACGGTGCGCAGCCTGGCTCCAATTTGCCTGCCTGGCGCGAAACCCGGGTTGAACGCCCTGACTTGCGATTGACCACCGTGTCGTTCGAAAGCGACACCGCCAACCGTTATAACGGCGACCTGTGGCCTTATCTCTATCAGCGGCAGGTGGACAAGATCCTTTCCGACGGGCGCGCGCTGGCCGTGTCCAGCGCCGATGCGGACAGTACCGCGCGCTGGGCCTGGATTGAAAACCTGGAAAAAATGCTCAGCGACATCCTGCAAGTGGCCCTGTTCGTCGCCACTCCGTTTGTGCCGGTGCTGGGCGAGCTCATGTTGGGGTACGTCGTCTATCAACTGGTCGACGGGGTCGTGGAGGGCGTCGTGGAGCTTGCCGAGGGCGAGTATGTGGAAGCCGCGGAGCATCTGGTTGGGGTCGCTGAAAACCTGATTCAGTTGGGCACCTTTGCCGCGGGAGGGGTTATCGCCACCCAAGTGCTGAAGCCCAGGTTGTCGTCATTTCTCGAAGGGTCCCGCCCCGTCACGCTGAGAAACGGTGAACAGCGGCTATGGGGGCAAAATCTGCAGCCCTACCAGCAACAGAATCTGCGCCTGGCGGCGGACTCCAAACCTGACCTCCATGGCCTGCATCAGCACCAGGGCCGGCAGATTTTGCCGCTGGATGATAGCCATTTCGAACTCAAGGTCGATTCGCGCACCGGCAAGCACCGCGTCCAGCATCCGACCCGCCCCGAGGCCTATCAGCCGGTGGCAAAGACTAACGGTACGGGGGCTTTTGTGATCGAGGGCGAGCAACCCCATGCCTGGGATGCCGATACGCTGATCAAGCGACTCGGCCCGTCGGTCGAGGGGTTGACGGACAGGCTCGGTGACATCCGCACCGTCAGCCGTGCGGACATCGGCGCGCTTGTACGCATGTACGCCGATAACGAACGCGCAATCCCTTTGCTGAGCGATACGGTGACCCGGTTCAGGATCGACCGGGACATCGACACCTTCATCCGCAACATTGGCAGCGCCCGCGCTCAGGATTATCTGCAGGCCGATCCGCTCTGGCAGTTTCAACTGCTGGATGGCATGTGGCCCGGCAGGGCGATCGAGCTCAAGGGCGCCGACGGCCGTGTGTTGTACAGCATCGGGGCCGGTGAAGAACCGGTGTCTTTCTCGACGGATCAACTGGCGGACACGGATCTGATCGACGTCCTGCTGTTGTTGCTCGATGACGCCCAGACCCGTCAACTGCTGGGTGATGAACCCGATGCACCGGTCGGTGACCGCATGCGCAATGCCGAGCGTTTGCGGGGGGAGTTCGCGAAACGGGCGGAACAGCGTAAGGCTTCGTTGTTCGACAGGCGTTACCGAAGTGTCGAGCGCGCTGTCAGTGCCGAGGCGAGGTTCATCCAGGACGAGGTCGCCGGATTGCCCGGTATCGTCGCACAGGAGCTGGTGGTGCTGGCGCGTCCGGATGAGCTGCAGGCGCTCAAACTGCGCAAGCTTCCCCAGCGGCTTGAAGGCTTGGCCCGTTGGGCGCTCAGGGATGTGCGGATCAGCCGTGCGTACGAGGGATTTTACCTGGAGTCGGTCGACAATCCGGACTTCGACGCCCTGGCGTTGCATTCCCTGGAAAACCTGCCTGGCTGGAATGCCGACGTCAGGATCGAGCTGCGTCATTACCGCTTCGACGGGCAAAAACTGGACAGCATCGGTCCTGATGACGCTGGGATCAGACGTACGCTGGTCGTGAGCGACAGCGGCGTTTTCCAGGCGTGCGACGAGCAGGGTAACGTCCTGCATTCAGGCGCTGATTTGTTTACCTCGATCCTGCAGGCGCTACCCGATGCCGAGCGAAATGCGTTGCAGATTCAGATCGGCCAGGGCCCGGTCCTGAAGGCGGCATTGCGCGACAATGCCCTGAAACCCTACAGGCTGTTAAGCGTACTTTCCGATTTGCCGGAGCTGAAAAGCGCGGCATTCGATCCGACAATCATGCGTCTGCGTGGCGGAGCCCCCACGCAGGCGGGCGAACTCGCGCAGCTGCAAACGGTCGAGAAAGAATTTCCGGAATTCGTCAGCGGAGCGTTCCATCCGAGCGTTCCCTCGATTGAACGATACAACTTCCTGCGCGGCCTCAAGCTGATGGTCGACACCTTGTACCTCGATTGCCAGGGCTTACTCTGGGATGGACTTGCCAAGGCGAACGGCGAGAGCGCCGAGGCCAATCTGAGAACCGTACAAAGTATTGAAGTGTTGCCTGATCTCAAGAATCTGATGTCGACCGAACAGTATCTGGCATTGATCGAGCGATTGTTCCCCGAGGATGGCTTGGTGGCGCTTACGGAATCCGAGCGCAATCTGGGTGCCCTCGCGCGCAATCTCGAGCAAACCGGGCGTCTGGATGAGTATCAGGCGCTGCAACGTGCCGTGAGGGACAACATGCCGACGTCCAGCGAGCGATGGGCCCCGTTGGAAAGCTATGCAAACGATTTGATATCAGACGTCACGACGGCAGCCCAGCCGACTGAAGTGACGCCCCAGGTCATGGCTGACTTGCAACTGGCACAGCGCGCCATCTATCGATCCAAGGAACTGCTGCCTCTGTCGGGCAACCAGTTGGTGAGCATCTGGGAAAACGGCGGTTCAGCGATCGCGAAAATCAAGGGGCTGCGAGGGCTGGATCTTCACGAAGGGCAATTCACCGCTCGCCTGACCATTGCCGAACATGCGCGTAAAGCCATTGAAATCAAGGGGGGTAACTGCTCGGAAAATTCCAAGGTGACCTTTGCGTTGTTGGCCAGCCAACCGAGAACCTCCCGGATCCACCTCGTCAAAGCCACCGCATTCGATCATCAGTACGTGGTGATCGGCGATGACTTGACCAATCTCAAGCAACTGGTCGTTGCCGATTCGTGGCCGGAGTTCCCGGCCGCGCATACGGCGGACAACGGCTGTTTCCAGTTCGAACTGCCGCCCATTGAAACCCTTGAGCCAGGTCCGGCAAGCGCGGAATTTGCCTTTATCAACGATGTGCCGGCTGGCCGGGCTGCGTTGCCGGAGGTTTCGCAGAGCAACACCTTCCGGCAGATAAAAATCAACAAACTGTATAAGTCGGGGGCTTTCACCCAGTTCACGTCTGTAAAGGCGCTGGGCACGCAGTACAGTCTGCCGGGAGAGGTTGGGGTGTCGTTCGAGCGAGTGCCTGTCTCAGTGATCGAAAATCGCATCTCGGCCTGGGAAGGCTATAACCTGGCCTTCAAGGATCTTTTGGCCGAAGAGGCCGCAATCGAATCTGCGGGGCAATGA